The Porphyromonas pogonae genome segment TATGACACTCTTTAAAGTATATATTGCATCTTCAGCATTTATCCCTAAAACCGGATTGAGTTAAGAGTCCAATTAATTATTTCATTTAAAAAAATGTAAATACTTTATTTACTATTCTTATAAGTTAAACATGAGTTAAATTCTATTTGTTGTGGTGAAATGGCTAATTGTTATTGAAAATTATTGCACAATTGGCTATTTTATTTTTACATTCAGTGCAAAGGGGCATAAACGATTTGATGAGGTTATGTTTTTATAGAGACCGTTGCATAGCAGGCCAATTGCTTCGTTGCTTGCGAGATTCGCGCTTGGTCATTTACCTGAAGTAAACTCCCTGTGCACTCACTCTTAGCGCCTTGCACTTTACCCTCTCTGCCTAGTCAAAGTGTCTTTTGTCGGCTTTGCCTCCAAAATCCACGAGACTGTTGACTTTTGCAACAGTCTCTTATAACGTATACCGCAGGTTTGAAAAAGAAAATGCGGGAACCGATTATTCCCGCATTTTTAAATTAAAGCTTGTCTTTCTTGCTCTTTGTCTATGTTTTATTGCCCCAGATCAATGGCATAATATCTAATCTGTCCGTCAGGGTAAAACCCTTTGAGGAATAATCCTCTATTGTCTTTGGGAGCACTCATTATTTTTCTTATAATGTTTTCGAGGTCACTTACACTACGCAAGGGATAGTCATTAGCGCTAAGTATTACAAAGCCATCTTTGATACCTGCGGCTTTGAGCTTACCTGAGTTGAGTTTGGATACTTCTAACCCATATGATATGCCGTAAGATCTCATTTGATTTCTTTCAAGAGCTTTGAATGTACCGCCTAAAATCCCCAGTCCGGAGCTTTTGCTTATTGATGCTCCTCCGTCCTGATTTTTGAGTTTTACAGGCAAAGTGAGTTCTTTGCCTTTTCTGTTTACTGTTACTTGTATTACATCTCCTGGTCTGAAACGATTTGTATACCCCTGCAACTCTCCAAAGTTTCTGATAGGGTTTTTATTGATAGCCGTGATAACATCCCCTTTCTCTATACCTGCTGCTACAGCTGCACTGATCTCGGAGAAATCAGCTACGTAGAAACCTGAATTTACAGACAATTTCTTAGATGTAACCAATTCATTAGTTACGTCTCCGCCCGTTATTCCCAGCATAGCGCGCTGTACACTGCCGTAGTTCTTGATGTCTGCCACCACTTTGGCCGCTATATTGATGGGGACAGCAAATGAATAACCTGTAAAATTACCTGTTTCCGAGAAAATCATAGAATTGATGCCTACGAGTTCACCCGCAGCGTTTACCAGAGCTCCTCCGCTATTCCCTCGGTTTACGGCAGCATCTGTTTGGATATAAGACTCTACTTTAAGACCGCCTTTAGGATCTCTTTCGGCTGTCGCTCTTGATTTAGCACTCACAATACCCGAAGTTACAGTAGAGGTGAGGTTGAAGGGATTACCTACAGCCAATACCCACTCACCTAAGCGTAGTTTATCTGCATCTCCGAAAGGTAGCGTGGGGAAGTTTTTTCCTTCTATTTTGATCAAAGCAATATCCGTACTTGGGTCTGTTCCTATCAGTTTTGCTTTGAAGCTTCTGTTGTCATTAAGTGTAACATTTATGTTTTTACTATCTGCAACAACATGACTATTGGTAATGATATAGCCGTCATCACTGATAATGACACCTGATCCGAAACCAACTACTTCTTGTTTCTGAGGCATACGAGAACTTTCTCGTCCCCCGAAAAAGAATTCCAGCGGATCTATATAGCCCCCTCTGACCTCTCTTTCTCCTTGCACTTTGATGTGGACTACAGCTTGCACTGCTCTTTCTGCCGCAGGTGTAAGATCAGGGGCGTTGCCCATACTCTTTACACCTTGGTCGGCTGTAAGGGATGTGTTCCTAAAGCCATAGGTGTTGTCATACTCGGGTGATCTTGCAGTTGATACTTGCGTTGTAGATAAATTCCTGCTGATTGATGAGGTTTTTAATAATGAAACCGTTCCGGCAGCAGTACCTGCACTGATGGCTACAATGAGAAGCGAAGTAGCCATATTCTTCCATATTTTATTCATATCACTATTTAAAATTATAATAATTTACTTTTAAAATGTGTTTTTAGACCTTCAGGGTCAGTAATACAGCGCCGAAAAGATAGAAGCTGTATAAATTATCAAAAATTAAAACCGTAGAAATGTTCCAATAAAATACGTTTCTTGTTTAACATAATACTGACTATTTACTATTCTATAACGAGTTTGTGCCGGAAATATTATTAAAATGTCAAAAAGTTATATATTTGAGGTCTTGATTGTTTATAATACGTTTTCATCAAGATGTTTATAAAAAGTATAAAAAACAAATTTTTACTGATAGATTTCTTTTATATACCTATATGTAGGTAATTGGGACATCTTGCAGATTTGCCATTCATACTCTTAGTATATTTGTTATATGAAACTATCAGAGCTTAAGACCGGAGAGAAGGCTGTCATAGAAAAAGTTGGAGGTAAAGGGCTTTTTCGTAAGCGCATCTTGGAGATGGGGTTTGTTCAGGGCAAAGAAGTCTCGGTAATACAGAGCGCTCCCCTGAAAGATCCTATATATTACAGGATTTTGGACTATAATGTATCATTGAGGCGTGAGGATGCCGCACTGATAGAAGTGAGGAAGATAGAAGATACTGCCAAGGATAGTCATACACACTTACCCTCGCCTTCGTCATACGCTACAGAAGAGTCATCTCCCGTACTTTCCGATCTTGAGTTTCTTTCCTCTCATCATTCATCCCGTACCAAGGGTACTATAAGGGTAGCCCTTATAGGAAATCCTAATTGCGGCAAAACCTCGCTTTTCAACCAAGCAAGCGGTGCGCATGAGCATGTCGGTAATTACAGTGGTGTCACTGTAGAAGCAAAGAGTGGCTATATCAATCATGCAGGCTACCGTATAGAGCTAATTGACTTGCCGGGGACTTATTCTTTGTCACCATATAGCCCCGAAGAGCTATACATCCGTGATTATCTCAGTGCAGAGACAAGGCCGGATATTGTACTCAATGTGGTGGATACTTGCAATCTTGAGAGAAACCTTTATCTCACAATGCAAGTGAAAGAGATGGGGCTGCCTATGGTGATGGCGCTTAATATGTTCGATGAGTTTAGCAAACGCAAAGAACGTTTTGATTATCCTGCTTTAGCCCAATTGTTGGGTATACCCATGATTCCCACGGTTTGCCGTAATGGCTTGGGACTTCAGGCTCTCTTCAATGAAGTTATCGATGTTTATGAAGGCCTCAAGGTAGGATCTGAGGAATATCTGCATCCCGTAAAAGGAAAGATTAGACCCATACAGATCAATTATGGAAGTCTTATTGAGCCCGTTATAGAAGATTTGTCACGTAAGATTTCCGAGCAGTTGCAAGTTTCGTTGAAATTGCCTTCACGCTATGTCGCCGTTAAACTGATGGAGCAGGACAAGGAGATTGAGAAATATCTGATGAATCACTTTACCAAAGGGGCATATCTTATATCTTACAGAGACTATTTGCTCAAAGTACTCAATGAGAAGCTACGTCATGAGGATGATGTAGAGACTATTATGACCGATCAGAGATACGGATTTATCTCCGGAGCACTCAGGGAGACTTATACACCTGCAAGAGTACACCTGGAGAGTGTAACGGACAAGATAGATCACATTGTAACCCATCATATTTGGGGATTTCCTTTTTTTCTTGCCATCATGCTATTGATGTTCGAGTGTACATTTGTTTTGGGAGCATATCCTATGGATTGGCTGGAAAACCTTGTGGGGCTCTTGGGTGGATTACTTGGAAATGCCATGAGTGACGGGCCTCTCAAGGACTTGCTTATACAAGGAGTTATAGGAGGTGTAGGAGGTGTTTTGGTCTTCTTGCCCAATATCCTTATTTTGTACCTTTTCATATCCTTGATGGAGGATTCCGGGTATATGTCTCGTGCAGCCTTTATTATGGATAAGGTAATGCATAAAATGGGCCTGCACGGCAAATCATTTATTCCACTTGTAATGGGCTTTGGTTGCAATGTTCCGGCAATCATGTCTACACGTACCATAGAAAGTCGTAAGAGTCGTATGATAACGATGCTCATCCTGCCTTTTATGAGCTGTTCGGCTCGTTTGCCGGTTTATCTTTTGCTTGCAGGAGCCTTTTTCCCAAACTCTGCAGGGCTTGTTTTGTTTAGTCTTTACATGTTTGGGATTTTACTTGCGGTGATTTCTGCAAAAGGTCTCAAGAGCACATATTTCAAAGGAGAGGATGTCCCATTCGTAATGGAATTGCCTCCTTATCGTATTCCCACAACCCGCTCAGTACTTATCCATATGTGGACGAGAGCCAAGCAGTATCTCCAAAAAATGGGATCCGTAATCTTGCTGGCATCTATCGTAATCTGGTTTTTGGGATATTTCCCCAATAACACAGCGAAGGAGCAGGAAGTGCAAAATAAGATTGCATTGGTAGCTGCGGACAAAAACATATTACCTGATCAAAAATTAGCAATACAGGATAGCTTAGTACATCTGCAACATACGGTTCAGCAGGAAAATTCGTATATTGGACGGATAGGGCAATTTACTGAACCTATAATTAGACCCTTGGGTTTTGATTGGAAAATGGGTATCAGCCTTCTTTCCGGTTTGGCTGCAAAAGAAGTTGTTGTAAGTACTTTGGGGGTTATATACACCGGGGATGCCGATGATTCCTCTGAAGCTACTGAACACCTGAGCGAAAGAATCAAGAATGACAAGCAACCTGACGGTAGCCTCTCTTTCTCACCTCTCATTGCTTATAATTTCATGATATTTGTGCTCATATATTTCCCTTGTATTGCTACTATTATCGCTATTGGGAAAGAGTCCGGCAGTTGGAAGTGGAGTGTGTTCTCTGCAGTGTATTCATGCTCTTTGGCATGGCTGATATGTTTTATAGTTTATCAAATAGGTAATCTTCCGATATTTTCATGAGTATACAATATATAATAGTTATTATTATAGGCCTTGTGGCTCTGTATTTCCTGATACGATCCATTATTCGCCTTTTTTCCTCCGGCAAAGATGGCACTTGTGGCGGAGGATGTAGTGGTTGCGATTTGTCCGCACCGCCCAAGAAGAAAAAAGATGATACTTATAAAAGTTTAATAATGAATAAAAAGAAGAATAAGTAATACATTAAGCTTAAAAATATTATTATAAACCCCTTGTAATTACAAATAAAAAACATACCTTTGCAACCGAAATGATGAACAAAAGGCCGCGTAGCTCAACTGAATAGAGTAGCTGACTACGGATCAGCCGGTTACAGGTTTGAATCCTGTCGCGGTCACTTTATCTGACTTTCAGATGATCCTTTTTCATTGTTCTTCATTTCAAAATATGATTGGCCGCGTAGCTCAACTGAATAGAGTAGCTGACTACGGATCAGCCGGTTACAGGTTTGAATCCTGTCGCGGTCACAATCAAGTGGGAGGGTGTGTCACAAAAGACATACCCTCTTTTGTTTATGTACTCATAATGCAATCGCCGTTTTATGTAGGACAATAACAATACTTTTCTTAACTTTCACCAAAACTTTCACCAACTAATATGTTATAAAGAACCATTTAATAACCAACGCTTATGAAACAAAAAAGATCCATTATTGCTGTATTGGGTGCTATACTGCTTATTTCGTCGTGCAATACATCAAAAAAAGAATTGAAAATATTGAAACAGTCTGATTTTATTAATCCGCCGGTTGCCAAAGTGCAACCCGATACGTTTGTCAATTTTGGCAAACAACGTATCGACCCTTATTTTTGGATGAAAAATAAGGAAAATCCAGATGTAATTTCTTACATAAAGGAAGAAAACAAGTATACTGATACTGTGATGGCATCGACCAAAGACCTACAAAAGGATATCTATGATGAGATACTTGGTCGCATCAAAGAAGATGATGAGAGCTATCCTGTTTACAGTAACGGATATTATTACTATACCCGCACCACCAAGGGCAAGCAATACAAGACTTATTGCCGCAAGAAAGGTGCACTCACTGCTCCCGAAGAGATAATATTCGATGTCAATGAGCTTGGCAAAGGAAAGAGTGCCTTTATTTTCAGGGGTTACTCGGTAAGCCCGGACAATAGTAAGGTTGCTTATTTTTATAATGAAAGTGGTTCGTTTGCTGAGTTTATGCTTAAGATCAAAGATCTTAACACCAATAAAGAAATAGGTTTTACCGTTAAGGGAGCCACTTCATGTGTTTGGGCCAATGATAATGAGACGCTTTTCTATAGTACCATAGATGAGTCATTGCGCTCCAATAAAATATTCAGACAAAAGCTGTCGGATCCGAATCCTGTATTGGTCTTTGAGGAAAAAGACCCTAAATTTTCATGCAGTGTCTCCCGTGACAAACTCAAGAAGCACATTTTTATCTCTTCATCCAGCAGTACCACATCCGAAGAGCGTTTTGTAAGTGCCGACAAACCTACGGACAACTTCAAAATATTTATGCCTCGAGTACAGGATGTGACTTACTCCGTGTCTGTTCATCATGATAAATTCTTTATTTATTATAAAGACAAAACCAACCTCAATGGTATGATCTATACCGCACCATTGACCGGATACGAAAAGAAAGACAACTGGACGCTCTACATGCCTCATGACAAAAATACCAGAATAGATGGTTTGGATGTTTACAAGGATTTTGTTGCCATTGAGCTACGTAAAGATGGCCTTACGCAGATAAAAATCAGAGATGTTGCCGGTAAAGACATCAATATGATCGAGTTCCCCGAACCCGTTTACAGTGTATCAGTGGGGGGCAATCCTGAGTACGATGCTACCAAAATACGCTATTCTTACTCCTCGCTCAACAGGCCTGTAACTTTGTATGAATATGACATGGCTACAGCTAAAACGGAGAAGCTCAAGCAACAAGAAGTTTCTTCTGGATTCAATCCTGATGACTACGTTGTAGAGCGAGTATGGGCCAAAGCAAAGGATGGTGTGTCAGTACCCATGGCTGTTTTGTATAAGAAAAGCCTCAAGAAGGATGGTTCCAATCCCGCTCTTATATATTCATACGGAAGTTATGGTAGTACATCTGATGCAGACTTCAATCTTTCCATATTCAGCCTTGTAGATAGGGGCTTTGTATACGCTATAGCTCAGATCCGAGGTGGTAGTGATATGGGTGAACAGTGGTATGAAGATGGTAAATTGCTTCATAAAATGAATACCTTCAATGACTTTATAGCTTGTAGTGAGAAGCTGATTGCCGATAAATATACCTCAGCCCCCAAATTGGCTGCTATGGGAGGAAGTGCCGGTGGTTTGCTTATGGGTGCTATAGCAAACATGCGTCCTGACCTCTATCAAACTATAGTTGCTCAGGTTCCTTTTGTAGATGTGATCAATACTATGCTTGATGATACGCTACCCCTCACTACAGGTGAATATGAGGAGTGGGGAAATCCTAATGAAGAGGAATACTTCAATTATATGTACTCTTACTCTCCTTATGATAACATCAAGAAGCAAAACTATCCTAACATGTTAGTGACAGGGGGGCTCAATGACTCTCAAGTGTTATTCCACGAGCCTACTAAATACGTGGCTAAATTGCGCACAATGAAGACCGATAACAATATCTTATTGTTACATATGAATATGGATTCGGGTCATGGTGGTGCTACAGGGCGTTATGATAGTATCAAGGATATAGCTTTTGAATATGCTTTCATTCTCAATAGAGTGGGTATCAATAAGTAATCCATACTAACACCATTTATAAGCCCTCGGCAGTAATTACCTGTCGGGGGCTTCTTTGTATGTTTATCCCTATGGGATCTTATTCGCTAAGACAGTTTTTGAAATCTAAAAGAGTTGGATACTCATAGCTTTCGTTACGTCTTATATTTTTTTGAGACCGTTGTATAGCAGGCCAATTGCTTCGTTGCTTGCGAGATTCGCGCTTGGTCATTTACCTGAAGTAAACTCCCTGTGCACTCACTCTTAGCGCCTTGCACTTTACCCTCTCTGCCCGGTCAAAGTGTCTTTTGTCGGCTTTGCCTCCAAAATCCACAAGACTGTTGACTTTTGCAACAGTTTCTTTTTAGGTATATAAGGCTTTTTTGACATTTTGTCAAATTTGAGCTTTCTATATCATCGCCGCCGGATGGGTGTTAGGTACTTAGTCCCTAATAAACTAAACATCTTCGGTAAGTACAGTATTTCCATCCGATTGGCTGTATTTTAGTTAAGACATTGGGGTAATTTGCTCGTAAATGAGGTAAAATAGTTGAACCCATAGAGTTTTTGACGTTGTATTTGGGGGCTTATTAAATCAAATCTCTCATTCGTGATATGATCATGAATAATTGAAATATATTAGCCTGGTATGTTGTACTTTCTATACTCGATGATTGCCCCTACTGATACTGTTTTTATGAAGTAAATTCTGATACGATAAGTCAGTTGACCGTGTACGATAGGATGCTTGACTTGATACGATAGGTCAGTCGACCGTGTACGATAGGATGCTTGACTTGATATGATAGGTCAGTCGACCGTGTATGATAGGATGATTGGCTTGATACGATAGGTCAGTCGACCGTGTATGATAGCATGATTGGC includes the following:
- a CDS encoding Do family serine endopeptidase → MNKIWKNMATSLLIVAISAGTAAGTVSLLKTSSISRNLSTTQVSTARSPEYDNTYGFRNTSLTADQGVKSMGNAPDLTPAAERAVQAVVHIKVQGEREVRGGYIDPLEFFFGGRESSRMPQKQEVVGFGSGVIISDDGYIITNSHVVADSKNINVTLNDNRSFKAKLIGTDPSTDIALIKIEGKNFPTLPFGDADKLRLGEWVLAVGNPFNLTSTVTSGIVSAKSRATAERDPKGGLKVESYIQTDAAVNRGNSGGALVNAAGELVGINSMIFSETGNFTGYSFAVPINIAAKVVADIKNYGSVQRAMLGITGGDVTNELVTSKKLSVNSGFYVADFSEISAAVAAGIEKGDVITAINKNPIRNFGELQGYTNRFRPGDVIQVTVNRKGKELTLPVKLKNQDGGASISKSSGLGILGGTFKALERNQMRSYGISYGLEVSKLNSGKLKAAGIKDGFVILSANDYPLRSVSDLENIIRKIMSAPKDNRGLFLKGFYPDGQIRYYAIDLGQ
- the feoB gene encoding ferrous iron transport protein B; translated protein: MKLSELKTGEKAVIEKVGGKGLFRKRILEMGFVQGKEVSVIQSAPLKDPIYYRILDYNVSLRREDAALIEVRKIEDTAKDSHTHLPSPSSYATEESSPVLSDLEFLSSHHSSRTKGTIRVALIGNPNCGKTSLFNQASGAHEHVGNYSGVTVEAKSGYINHAGYRIELIDLPGTYSLSPYSPEELYIRDYLSAETRPDIVLNVVDTCNLERNLYLTMQVKEMGLPMVMALNMFDEFSKRKERFDYPALAQLLGIPMIPTVCRNGLGLQALFNEVIDVYEGLKVGSEEYLHPVKGKIRPIQINYGSLIEPVIEDLSRKISEQLQVSLKLPSRYVAVKLMEQDKEIEKYLMNHFTKGAYLISYRDYLLKVLNEKLRHEDDVETIMTDQRYGFISGALRETYTPARVHLESVTDKIDHIVTHHIWGFPFFLAIMLLMFECTFVLGAYPMDWLENLVGLLGGLLGNAMSDGPLKDLLIQGVIGGVGGVLVFLPNILILYLFISLMEDSGYMSRAAFIMDKVMHKMGLHGKSFIPLVMGFGCNVPAIMSTRTIESRKSRMITMLILPFMSCSARLPVYLLLAGAFFPNSAGLVLFSLYMFGILLAVISAKGLKSTYFKGEDVPFVMELPPYRIPTTRSVLIHMWTRAKQYLQKMGSVILLASIVIWFLGYFPNNTAKEQEVQNKIALVAADKNILPDQKLAIQDSLVHLQHTVQQENSYIGRIGQFTEPIIRPLGFDWKMGISLLSGLAAKEVVVSTLGVIYTGDADDSSEATEHLSERIKNDKQPDGSLSFSPLIAYNFMIFVLIYFPCIATIIAIGKESGSWKWSVFSAVYSCSLAWLICFIVYQIGNLPIFS
- a CDS encoding FeoB-associated Cys-rich membrane protein; this translates as MSIQYIIVIIIGLVALYFLIRSIIRLFSSGKDGTCGGGCSGCDLSAPPKKKKDDTYKSLIMNKKKNK
- a CDS encoding S9 family peptidase, with the translated sequence MKQKRSIIAVLGAILLISSCNTSKKELKILKQSDFINPPVAKVQPDTFVNFGKQRIDPYFWMKNKENPDVISYIKEENKYTDTVMASTKDLQKDIYDEILGRIKEDDESYPVYSNGYYYYTRTTKGKQYKTYCRKKGALTAPEEIIFDVNELGKGKSAFIFRGYSVSPDNSKVAYFYNESGSFAEFMLKIKDLNTNKEIGFTVKGATSCVWANDNETLFYSTIDESLRSNKIFRQKLSDPNPVLVFEEKDPKFSCSVSRDKLKKHIFISSSSSTTSEERFVSADKPTDNFKIFMPRVQDVTYSVSVHHDKFFIYYKDKTNLNGMIYTAPLTGYEKKDNWTLYMPHDKNTRIDGLDVYKDFVAIELRKDGLTQIKIRDVAGKDINMIEFPEPVYSVSVGGNPEYDATKIRYSYSSLNRPVTLYEYDMATAKTEKLKQQEVSSGFNPDDYVVERVWAKAKDGVSVPMAVLYKKSLKKDGSNPALIYSYGSYGSTSDADFNLSIFSLVDRGFVYAIAQIRGGSDMGEQWYEDGKLLHKMNTFNDFIACSEKLIADKYTSAPKLAAMGGSAGGLLMGAIANMRPDLYQTIVAQVPFVDVINTMLDDTLPLTTGEYEEWGNPNEEEYFNYMYSYSPYDNIKKQNYPNMLVTGGLNDSQVLFHEPTKYVAKLRTMKTDNNILLLHMNMDSGHGGATGRYDSIKDIAFEYAFILNRVGINK